A segment of the Streptomyces sp. P9-A2 genome:
GCCGCTTGGCGAGCGTGGGGTCGGCGCCGTAGGTCAGGTCGCCGACGCAGGGGTGCCGGTGGGCGGCCATGTGGACGCGGATCTGGTGGGTGCGGCCGGTCTCCAGCTTGACGTCGAGGAGCGAGGCGGCCCGGAAGGCCTCGATGAGGTCGTAGTGCGTGACGGAGGGCTTGCCCTCCGCGGTGACCGCCCACTTGTAGTCGTGGTTCGGATGACGGCCGATGGGCGCGTCGATGGTGCCGCTGGTCGGGTCGGGGTGGCCCTGGACCAGGGTGTGGTAGCGCTTGTCGACCGTGCGCTCCTTGAACTGGCGCTTCAGCGACGTGTACGCGTACTCCGACTTGGCGACCACCATGAGACCGGAGGTGCCGACGTCGAGGCGGTGCACGATGCCCTGGCGCTCGGCGGCGCCGGAGGTCGAGATGCGGTACCCGGCGGCGGCGAGGCCGCCGATCACGGTCGGTCCGGTCCAGCCCGGCGAGGGGTGGGCGGCGACCCCGACCGGCTTGGAGATCACGACCACGTCGTCGTCGTCGTGCACGATCTCCATGCCCTCGACGGGCTCGGCGATCACCCGCACCGGGGCGGGCGCCTGCGGCATCTCCACCTCGAGCCAGGCGCCCCCGCTCACCCGCTCCGACTTGCCGACCACCGATCCGTCGACCGTGACCTTCCCCGAGGTGGCGAGCTCGGCCGCCTTGGTACGGGAGAAGCCGAACATACGGGAGATGGCGGCGTCGATGCGCTCGCCCTCCAGTCCGTCGGGCACGGGCAGGGTTCGGATCTCGGGAATGGTGCTCACCCGTCGAGTATGCCGGACCGGCCCGGCAACCCCGTACCCGCGCTCCCGGTCCTGCTCAGTCCTTGTGGACGGTCCCGTCCGGGTCGAGGCCCCGGAAGGACAGCAGGACGATCAGGATGCCGCCGCAGACGATCGCCGAATCCGCCAGGTTGAAGACGGCGAAGTGCTTGGGCGCGATGAAGTCGACGACCGCTCCCCGGAAGACACCCGGGGAGCGGAAGATCCTGTCCGTGAGGTTGCCCAGGGCACCGCCGAGCAGCAGGCCCAGCGCGATCGCCCAGGGCAGGCTGTACAGCTTGCGGGCCAGCCGGACGATCACCACGATCACCGCGGCCGCGATCAGCGTGAAGATCACGGTGAAGGCCTCGCCGAAGCCGAAGGCCGCGCCCGCGTTGCGGATCGCCTCGAACCTCAGCCAGTCCCCGATGATCTCGATGGGCTCGTGGTGCTCCAGCTCGGCGACCACGATCATCTTGCTGACCAGGTCGAGGGCGTAGGCGACGACGGCGACGGCG
Coding sequences within it:
- a CDS encoding RluA family pseudouridine synthase codes for the protein MSTIPEIRTLPVPDGLEGERIDAAISRMFGFSRTKAAELATSGKVTVDGSVVGKSERVSGGAWLEVEMPQAPAPVRVIAEPVEGMEIVHDDDDVVVISKPVGVAAHPSPGWTGPTVIGGLAAAGYRISTSGAAERQGIVHRLDVGTSGLMVVAKSEYAYTSLKRQFKERTVDKRYHTLVQGHPDPTSGTIDAPIGRHPNHDYKWAVTAEGKPSVTHYDLIEAFRAASLLDVKLETGRTHQIRVHMAAHRHPCVGDLTYGADPTLAKRLRLTRQWLHAVGLGFEHPGDGLWAEFTSDYPEDLRQALDLVREETYA
- the lspA gene encoding signal peptidase II, producing the protein MAEAERIIGTPETPDADRDGQDRAEHDRAEEVRADAQDAEAAAETPRGKRRVAVLFAVAVVAYALDLVSKMIVVAELEHHEPIEIIGDWLRFEAIRNAGAAFGFGEAFTVIFTLIAAAVIVVIVRLARKLYSLPWAIALGLLLGGALGNLTDRIFRSPGVFRGAVVDFIAPKHFAVFNLADSAIVCGGILIVLLSFRGLDPDGTVHKD